In one window of Maribacter dokdonensis DSW-8 DNA:
- a CDS encoding GH3 family domain-containing protein encodes MSLKTIAAKIFAHRIAKRTNKWVNNPIETQEKVFKSLIAKGAETKFGKDHNFKTIKKHSDFIAQVPVRDYEELKSYVNLAVEGQENILWPGKPLYFAKTSGTTSGAKYIPITEGSIKEQVKASRNAILNYIHETGNADFVTGKMIFLQGSPVLQEKNGVKLGRLSGISAHYVPNYLQKNRMPSWETNCIEDWETKVNAIVEETKNEDMTVIAGIPSWVQMYFEKLKENTNEYVGDLFKNFELFIYGGVNYEPYRKKFEALIGRKVASIELFPASEGFFAYQNSQKESGMLLLLDAGIFYEFIKSDEFFNEHPKRITLKDVELGVDYVMIISTNAGLWGYNLGDTIRFISKDPFKIVVSGRIKHFISAFGEHVIAKEVEEAMLVATNATDASVSEFTVAPQIVPQHDELPYHEWFIEFEKLPSDMEKFINTLDVALQQQNSYYYDLIVGKVLQTLKITPVQHGAFMEYMKSIGKLGGQNKVQRLSNDRKVADGLSKYKLSNS; translated from the coding sequence ATGTCCTTAAAGACCATTGCTGCTAAAATATTTGCGCACCGTATTGCCAAAAGGACCAATAAATGGGTAAACAACCCCATTGAGACCCAAGAAAAGGTTTTTAAAAGTTTAATTGCCAAAGGAGCGGAAACAAAGTTTGGTAAAGACCATAATTTTAAAACCATTAAAAAACATAGCGACTTCATTGCCCAAGTACCCGTACGTGATTATGAAGAACTAAAGTCATATGTAAACTTGGCGGTAGAAGGACAAGAAAATATACTTTGGCCCGGTAAACCACTTTATTTTGCCAAAACCTCTGGTACCACTTCTGGTGCAAAATATATTCCTATTACTGAAGGGAGTATAAAAGAACAGGTTAAAGCCTCTAGGAATGCCATACTCAATTATATACATGAAACCGGGAATGCCGATTTTGTAACTGGCAAAATGATTTTTTTACAAGGAAGTCCTGTATTACAAGAAAAGAACGGTGTGAAGTTGGGTAGACTTTCAGGTATATCTGCACATTACGTTCCTAATTATTTACAGAAGAATAGAATGCCCAGTTGGGAAACTAATTGTATTGAAGATTGGGAAACAAAGGTTAATGCCATAGTAGAAGAAACCAAGAATGAGGATATGACCGTTATTGCGGGTATACCATCTTGGGTACAAATGTATTTTGAAAAACTTAAAGAAAATACCAATGAGTATGTTGGTGATCTTTTCAAAAATTTTGAACTCTTTATTTACGGCGGAGTCAATTATGAGCCTTATAGAAAGAAGTTTGAAGCCTTAATAGGTAGAAAAGTAGCCAGCATAGAACTTTTTCCGGCAAGCGAGGGTTTTTTTGCTTATCAAAATTCGCAGAAGGAAAGCGGAATGTTGCTACTCCTGGATGCGGGAATATTCTATGAATTCATAAAGTCAGATGAATTCTTTAATGAACACCCCAAGCGAATTACGTTAAAAGATGTAGAATTAGGTGTAGATTATGTAATGATTATTTCCACAAATGCGGGACTATGGGGCTACAATTTAGGAGATACCATTCGGTTTATTTCAAAGGACCCTTTTAAAATTGTAGTATCGGGACGTATTAAACATTTTATTTCAGCCTTTGGAGAACATGTAATCGCTAAAGAAGTTGAAGAAGCAATGTTGGTTGCTACGAATGCTACAGATGCAAGTGTAAGCGAATTTACGGTAGCTCCACAAATTGTTCCTCAACATGACGAATTGCCCTATCACGAATGGTTCATTGAATTTGAAAAGTTACCAAGTGACATGGAGAAATTCATTAATACGTTAGATGTGGCTTTGCAACAACAAAATAGCTATTACTACGATTTAATAGTAGGTAAGGTATTACAAACATTAAAAATCACACCTGTACAGCATGGGGCTTTTATGGAATATATGAAGTCCATAGGCAAACTTGGCGGACAAAATAAAGTACAAAGATTATCCAATGATAGAAAAGTTGCTGATGGTTTATCAAAATATAAGCTAAGCAATAGCTAA
- a CDS encoding twin-arginine translocase TatA/TatE family subunit, producing MTFLSTFLAIGAPQIILVVVVILLLFGGKKIPELMRGLGSGIKEFKDASKEDEQLGEKNKE from the coding sequence ATGACATTCTTATCTACATTTTTGGCCATAGGCGCTCCACAAATAATATTAGTGGTAGTCGTAATTCTGCTATTATTCGGAGGAAAAAAGATTCCTGAACTTATGAGAGGTTTAGGTAGTGGAATCAAAGAATTTAAAGATGCCTCTAAAGAGGATGAACAATTAGGAGAAAAGAATAAGGAGTAA
- a CDS encoding M23 family metallopeptidase — MAKKKVKKRKEIKRKLLHKYRLVILNESTFEEKISFKLSRLNVFVTGSLFMIGLIGLTTLLIAFTPLREYIPGYSSTRLKKEATELTYKTDSLIRTLNYTNKYLDNIRMVLKGDIENTVVNRDSLFQQYKLDPASVDLSPIKEDSLLRAEVALEDKYNLFERTIDKKNLVLFTPVTGSISMGFNPNEKHYAVDVTAVTDSPVKAVANGTVIFSEWTADTGYVIIIEHEGGLLSVYKHNGSLSKYQGNIVRGGEVIAAVGNTGELTTGPHLHFEIWDNGTPIDPTNYIDFN; from the coding sequence ATGGCCAAAAAGAAAGTCAAAAAAAGAAAGGAGATAAAACGTAAATTGCTGCATAAGTACCGTTTGGTAATACTAAATGAAAGTACTTTTGAAGAAAAGATTTCTTTTAAATTAAGTAGGCTCAATGTATTTGTTACGGGATCTCTTTTTATGATCGGTCTAATAGGGCTTACCACCTTATTGATAGCCTTTACACCGTTAAGGGAATATATTCCAGGGTATTCATCTACCAGGCTAAAAAAGGAAGCCACTGAACTGACCTATAAAACGGATTCACTCATTAGAACCTTAAATTATACCAATAAGTATTTAGATAATATACGTATGGTTTTAAAGGGAGATATAGAGAATACCGTAGTTAATAGAGATTCACTATTTCAACAATATAAACTAGATCCGGCATCAGTAGATTTAAGTCCGATAAAGGAAGATTCCTTATTACGTGCCGAAGTTGCTTTAGAAGATAAATACAACTTGTTTGAGCGTACAATAGATAAAAAGAATTTGGTTTTGTTTACTCCGGTCACCGGATCAATATCTATGGGGTTTAACCCCAATGAAAAGCATTATGCAGTAGATGTTACTGCGGTTACCGATAGTCCTGTAAAAGCTGTAGCAAATGGAACCGTAATATTTTCAGAGTGGACCGCCGATACTGGTTATGTTATTATTATAGAACATGAAGGAGGACTGTTAAGTGTGTATAAGCATAATGGTTCTTTATCTAAATATCAAGGTAATATCGTAAGAGGGGGAGAGGTAATTGCCGCTGTTGGTAATACGGGAGAACTTACTACCGGACCACACTTACATTTTGAAATTTGGGACAATGGTACACCTATTGATCCAACCAATTATATTGACTTTAATTAA
- a CDS encoding DUF6909 family protein: protein MGKAITTTRAQESTNAIERMYITMRHLFNRGFYKPNGVSGEALKNALLQLRPEIYGSVGEEKAELNGLIYVLERLPEGIEQCSFINLTSDEGYGISHINPIIPPKRRRNCYRIDEEQMNIEITRGRSDIYDILTHLTFLFIESEKICKKVLITDTDKTIRDWTKLENAVQKDELPQSEREIAIIHTANILGRSFEEILEVYKKFSTKDNPDRFLKVIYWLGKLALDEEITGEKRAITFSALLRERLGHHIHGERWANNIKEVLTKNNLLQRPIHIISANMHSVMNSLFAKVALKSEFPNTDSLEIFEALSSSGNTALRKKVIDLAEENGMIAIDDTSGTNIDVQIFDTAKIKTNNCSYEFSENQDDKKPVIFVMDYAFGEQAYETIDELLKPYVTKKGGSSLINVDSVSIMGKAGILEGGKGDLMIPSAHIFEGTADNYPFNNELCAKDFEGYGLKVFEGTMVTVLGTSLQNKDILKFFHKSTWNVIGLEMEGVHYQKAIQSASKIRKSIGEDVKVRYAYYASDNPLETGSTLASGGLGTTGVKPTYLITDKILKQIFNT, encoded by the coding sequence ATGGGAAAAGCAATTACAACTACTAGGGCGCAAGAGTCAACAAATGCAATTGAACGCATGTACATCACCATGCGCCATTTGTTCAATAGAGGTTTTTATAAACCGAACGGAGTATCGGGAGAAGCTTTAAAAAATGCACTCCTACAATTAAGACCTGAAATATATGGTTCCGTAGGTGAAGAAAAAGCAGAATTGAACGGACTCATTTATGTCCTAGAAAGATTGCCAGAAGGTATAGAACAGTGCTCATTTATTAATTTAACTTCAGATGAAGGGTATGGTATTTCACACATTAACCCAATAATACCACCAAAGAGAAGAAGAAATTGCTACCGAATAGATGAGGAGCAAATGAATATTGAAATTACTAGGGGGCGATCAGATATTTATGACATTCTAACTCACCTTACATTTTTGTTCATTGAATCTGAGAAAATATGTAAAAAGGTCCTTATAACAGATACAGATAAAACCATCAGGGATTGGACCAAGCTTGAAAATGCCGTACAAAAGGATGAATTGCCTCAATCTGAACGTGAAATTGCCATTATTCATACCGCTAATATCTTGGGCAGATCCTTTGAAGAGATATTGGAGGTGTATAAAAAATTCAGTACCAAAGACAATCCCGATCGTTTTTTAAAAGTAATTTATTGGTTAGGTAAATTAGCCTTAGATGAAGAAATAACAGGTGAAAAAAGAGCCATAACGTTCAGTGCATTGTTAAGAGAGCGTTTGGGGCATCATATTCATGGTGAACGATGGGCAAATAATATAAAAGAGGTACTGACCAAAAATAATTTATTGCAAAGACCAATTCATATTATCTCTGCCAATATGCACAGTGTAATGAATTCTTTATTTGCTAAAGTAGCCTTAAAGAGTGAATTTCCAAATACTGATTCTTTAGAGATTTTTGAAGCACTTAGTAGTTCTGGGAACACTGCTTTAAGAAAAAAGGTTATTGATTTGGCAGAAGAAAATGGTATGATCGCTATTGATGATACATCAGGAACCAATATTGATGTGCAAATTTTTGATACGGCGAAAATAAAAACCAATAACTGCTCGTACGAATTTTCAGAAAATCAAGATGATAAAAAACCTGTTATATTTGTAATGGATTACGCATTTGGCGAACAGGCTTATGAGACGATAGACGAGTTGTTGAAACCATATGTAACCAAGAAGGGAGGTTCGTCGTTGATTAACGTAGATTCTGTTTCCATTATGGGTAAGGCGGGTATACTAGAAGGCGGCAAGGGAGATTTAATGATTCCATCTGCACATATATTTGAAGGTACGGCAGATAATTACCCATTTAATAATGAACTTTGTGCCAAGGATTTTGAGGGTTATGGTCTAAAGGTTTTTGAAGGGACTATGGTAACCGTGTTGGGAACATCACTTCAGAACAAAGACATACTAAAGTTTTTTCACAAGTCTACATGGAACGTTATTGGACTGGAAATGGAGGGAGTACATTACCAAAAAGCAATACAGAGTGCTTCAAAAATTAGAAAGAGTATAGGAGAAGATGTAAAAGTACGTTATGCATATTATGCATCAGATAACCCTTTGGAAACCGGTAGTACATTGGCTTCTGGCGGATTAGGAACTACTGGGGTAAAACCAACATATCTTATTACAGATAAAATTTTAAAACAAATATTCAATACGTAA
- the rfbD gene encoding dTDP-4-dehydrorhamnose reductase — protein MKKVLVTGANGQLGQCLQKIAPSYNELNVIFKSSKELDITDILGIEEAFVKGNFNYCINCAAYTNVEQAEKTPDIAYKVNAEGVKNLANVCKSYNTTLIHISTDYVFDGEKDEPYTVKDVPNPINEYGKSKLLGEKHIQEIMDNYCIIRTSWLYSEFGKNFYTTILKKAKTDDILRISNTQLGYPTNAMNLGEFIIGEIKLNEFKYRVYHFTDKIEMTWYQFAVKIINDKKLSNKVLIFDNNTAYLASRPKNSRIN, from the coding sequence ATGAAGAAAGTATTAGTAACAGGAGCCAATGGGCAACTAGGTCAATGTTTGCAAAAAATAGCTCCATCATATAACGAATTGAATGTTATATTTAAAAGTTCCAAGGAGTTAGATATCACTGATATTTTAGGAATAGAGGAAGCATTTGTAAAGGGCAATTTTAATTATTGTATTAACTGCGCCGCATACACAAATGTAGAACAAGCCGAGAAAACACCAGATATTGCTTATAAGGTAAATGCAGAAGGTGTTAAGAATTTAGCCAATGTTTGTAAAAGTTATAATACGACCTTAATACACATTTCTACCGATTATGTATTTGATGGTGAAAAGGATGAACCGTATACCGTAAAGGATGTGCCTAACCCAATTAATGAATATGGTAAATCTAAATTACTAGGTGAAAAGCATATTCAAGAAATAATGGACAACTATTGTATTATAAGAACATCTTGGTTGTATTCTGAATTTGGCAAGAATTTTTATACTACTATTCTGAAGAAGGCTAAAACAGATGATATTCTTAGAATTTCTAATACTCAATTAGGATATCCCACAAATGCTATGAATTTGGGTGAATTTATCATTGGGGAAATAAAGTTGAATGAATTTAAATATAGAGTTTACCATTTTACCGATAAAATTGAAATGACTTGGTACCAGTTTGCAGTAAAGATAATAAATGACAAAAAGCTTTCAAATAAGGTCCTTATATTTGATAATAACACAGCTTATCTTGCTTCTAGACCAAAAAATAGTAGGATTAATTGA
- a CDS encoding ATP-grasp fold amidoligase family protein — translation MKKFKILLDKYNNIVQNFSYLTLLQIFNVFFPIIIYPFLIDMFGLELWGKIVLAQSLALYLSLFIDFGFDRFAVKEVSIYREDIIKLSEIVSCIVPIRLFLGIIVFFIYFIVVINVPFFKGDEILYLLFYALNFNFILFPKWFFQGIEEMKYIVIINVSVKIVFVVLMFLTIKSAADYLNVPIFFGIGAFVGGLIGLYVMFNHEKVTLKLYSWDKYFFYLKSSFYLFASTFVISIKDRFNVFIVGYFLGMQEVALYDISIKLISFITQPIEAINGAIYPKVAKDLNMGFVKKVAFYSFLLVLSMVVVTQFFLTEIFHFLNIEELNNEKEIRLFLFSSLFLTLSVFLARNCFIVFDKFKLLFHTMLMSSVFYLILIVLLYFLNQITFKYIVLVVFIVYIFEFLYRYYLAIKYNLISMGIRSKLGKYYYGGGSFSYLAKPLVYLFDFYRHRIVKEKAFTENRFKRRMGYDLDLNNPRTLNEKIQWLKLYNRTPLHTICADKIAVRDYVADRVGAEYLVPLILVTENVNDINYENLPEEPFIIKTNHDSGSYKIVKDKNDINDWNELRRFFSKSLKSNFYYKSKEWQYKNIPPKILVEKLLITKNGRIPEDYKIHCFKGEPKYIQLDVDRGKQNHSRNWYDINWKRTQFHWSTKLKTGGETLPNNLNIPRPSTLDVMIELARVLSDAFPYVRVDFYSLDDTKVYFGEITFNHDSGFRPIIPKEWDYKLGELVTLPVDNRK, via the coding sequence ATGAAAAAGTTCAAAATTTTATTAGACAAATATAACAACATTGTCCAAAATTTTTCTTATTTAACCTTACTACAAATATTCAATGTTTTTTTTCCCATTATAATTTACCCTTTTTTAATTGATATGTTCGGGTTAGAATTATGGGGAAAAATAGTTCTAGCTCAATCTTTAGCGCTTTATTTGTCATTATTTATTGATTTTGGATTTGACCGATTTGCAGTAAAGGAAGTTTCTATTTATAGAGAAGATATAATAAAGTTATCTGAAATTGTTTCTTGCATTGTTCCAATTAGGCTATTTCTTGGTATAATAGTATTCTTTATTTATTTCATAGTGGTTATAAACGTTCCTTTCTTTAAAGGAGATGAAATCTTGTATTTATTATTTTACGCCTTGAATTTTAATTTCATTCTTTTTCCAAAGTGGTTTTTCCAAGGGATAGAAGAAATGAAATACATAGTTATCATCAATGTGTCAGTTAAAATTGTTTTCGTTGTTTTAATGTTTTTAACCATTAAAAGTGCTGCGGATTATTTGAACGTGCCTATTTTTTTCGGAATTGGTGCATTTGTTGGTGGTCTAATTGGGTTATATGTAATGTTTAATCATGAAAAAGTTACTTTAAAATTATACAGTTGGGATAAGTACTTTTTTTACTTAAAAAGTAGTTTTTATCTTTTTGCATCAACCTTTGTTATTTCTATTAAGGATCGTTTTAACGTATTTATTGTTGGATATTTTTTAGGAATGCAAGAAGTAGCTTTGTATGATATTTCGATTAAACTTATTTCCTTTATAACGCAGCCAATAGAGGCTATAAATGGAGCAATTTATCCAAAGGTTGCAAAAGATTTAAACATGGGTTTTGTTAAAAAGGTTGCTTTTTACAGCTTTTTGTTAGTATTATCAATGGTAGTAGTTACACAATTTTTTTTAACAGAGATTTTTCATTTTTTGAATATTGAAGAGTTGAATAATGAGAAAGAAATTCGGCTATTTTTATTTAGTTCATTATTTCTTACGTTATCTGTTTTTTTAGCGCGAAATTGTTTTATAGTATTTGATAAGTTTAAACTACTTTTTCATACAATGCTAATGTCATCTGTGTTTTATTTGATATTAATCGTTCTATTGTACTTCTTAAATCAAATAACTTTCAAGTATATTGTTCTAGTAGTGTTTATTGTTTATATTTTTGAATTTTTATATCGCTATTATCTAGCAATTAAATACAATCTTATATCCATGGGCATTAGATCAAAATTGGGCAAATATTATTATGGTGGAGGCTCTTTTAGCTACTTAGCAAAACCTTTAGTTTATCTGTTTGACTTTTATAGGCATAGAATTGTTAAAGAAAAGGCTTTTACCGAAAACCGTTTTAAAAGAAGAATGGGCTATGATTTGGATTTAAACAATCCAAGAACCTTAAATGAAAAAATACAGTGGCTAAAACTCTATAATAGAACACCCTTACATACTATATGTGCCGATAAAATTGCGGTTAGAGATTATGTGGCGGATAGGGTTGGTGCAGAGTATTTAGTTCCTTTAATTTTGGTTACAGAAAATGTCAATGATATAAATTATGAAAATTTACCAGAGGAGCCGTTTATTATAAAAACAAACCATGATTCTGGAAGTTATAAAATAGTAAAGGATAAAAATGATATTAATGATTGGAATGAACTTAGGCGTTTTTTTTCAAAAAGCTTAAAGTCTAATTTTTACTACAAATCAAAAGAATGGCAATACAAGAACATACCACCAAAAATTTTAGTTGAAAAGCTTTTAATTACAAAGAATGGAAGAATACCTGAAGATTATAAGATTCATTGTTTTAAAGGTGAACCCAAATATATACAGTTAGATGTAGACCGAGGTAAGCAGAATCATTCTAGAAATTGGTATGATATAAATTGGAAAAGAACACAGTTTCATTGGTCTACTAAGCTGAAGACGGGAGGAGAAACATTACCAAACAACTTAAATATTCCTCGACCCAGTACTTTAGACGTCATGATTGAATTAGCAAGAGTTTTAAGTGACGCATTTCCGTATGTAAGAGTTGATTTTTATTCATTAGATGATACTAAAGTATATTTTGGTGAGATTACTTTTAATCATGACTCTGGTTTTAGACCGATTATTCCTAAAGAGTGGGATTACAAGTTAGGTGAGTTGGTAACGTTGCCAGTTGATAATAGAAAATAA
- the rfbB gene encoding dTDP-glucose 4,6-dehydratase has protein sequence MIDQLSDNTILITGGAGFIGSNFIVYFLTKYPNIRVVNLDKLTYAGDINNLSELSNNPNYTFIEGDICDATLVSKLFHKHEIKGVINFAAESHVDNSINSPGQFIKTNIEGTFTLLEAARNYWKGENYRFHHISTDEVYGSLGENGFFTEGSNYQPNSPYSASKASSDFLVRSYHHTYGMNVVTSNCSNNYGPKQHDEKLIPTIIRSAIKGLKIPIYGNGKNVRDWLFVEDHCKGIDLIYFNGVDGETYLLGGNNEYDNLTIAEKICEFIDLKIPKSNGGYKDQIKFVDDRLGHDFRYAIDASKIKKELGWNALESFHTGLEKTVDWYLKKYQSK, from the coding sequence ATGATAGACCAGCTATCTGACAACACAATTTTAATCACTGGTGGTGCTGGTTTTATAGGGAGCAATTTTATTGTTTACTTTTTAACGAAATACCCTAATATTAGAGTAGTTAACTTAGACAAACTAACCTATGCTGGTGATATAAACAATTTGAGTGAATTAAGTAATAATCCTAATTACACTTTTATTGAAGGAGATATTTGCGATGCAACCTTAGTTTCAAAACTATTTCATAAGCATGAAATAAAAGGCGTAATCAATTTTGCCGCAGAGTCACATGTAGATAATTCAATTAACTCTCCAGGGCAATTCATAAAAACCAATATTGAAGGTACTTTTACGTTATTAGAGGCAGCTAGAAACTATTGGAAAGGTGAAAATTATAGATTCCATCATATTAGCACAGATGAAGTTTATGGGTCTTTAGGTGAAAATGGTTTTTTTACAGAAGGGTCAAATTACCAGCCAAATAGTCCTTACAGTGCATCTAAGGCTTCATCTGATTTTTTGGTTAGAAGTTATCATCATACTTATGGTATGAACGTAGTCACCAGTAATTGCTCAAATAATTATGGACCGAAACAGCATGATGAAAAATTAATTCCTACAATTATTAGATCAGCTATAAAAGGATTGAAAATTCCAATTTATGGTAATGGTAAGAATGTAAGGGATTGGTTATTTGTAGAGGATCATTGTAAAGGAATAGATCTTATCTATTTTAACGGCGTTGATGGTGAAACCTACCTTTTGGGAGGAAATAATGAATATGATAATTTAACGATAGCTGAAAAAATTTGTGAATTTATAGATTTAAAAATACCCAAAAGCAATGGAGGTTACAAAGACCAAATTAAGTTTGTTGATGATCGATTAGGTCATGATTTTAGGTATGCCATTGATGCATCCAAAATTAAAAAAGAACTAGGATGGAATGCTTTAGAAAGTTTCCATACTGGTTTAGAGAAGACAGTTGACTGGTATTTAAAAAAGTATCAATCCAAATAA
- the rfbC gene encoding dTDP-4-dehydrorhamnose 3,5-epimerase produces MKISESKLKGCLILEPQIYSDERGMFFEVFRKKELEAFLGHNIDFVQENTSISKKGVLRGLHYQKGLGAQAKLVSVQRGEVLDVVVDLRPNSETFGQHIKVNLSDKNRTSLFIPKGMAHGFVTLTNEVIFTYLCDNYYDPELESGILYSDLDLGIDWSYPISELTVSKKDMLLPSFKDLEK; encoded by the coding sequence ATGAAAATATCTGAATCAAAACTAAAAGGATGTTTAATCTTGGAACCCCAAATTTATTCAGATGAACGAGGGATGTTTTTTGAGGTTTTCAGAAAAAAGGAATTGGAGGCTTTTTTAGGCCATAATATTGACTTTGTCCAAGAAAATACCTCTATTTCCAAGAAAGGGGTTTTACGTGGTTTGCATTACCAAAAAGGACTAGGGGCACAGGCTAAATTAGTTTCCGTCCAAAGAGGAGAAGTATTAGATGTGGTGGTAGATTTAAGACCAAACAGTGAAACTTTTGGACAGCATATCAAGGTTAATCTATCTGATAAAAACCGCACAAGTCTTTTTATACCAAAAGGTATGGCCCATGGTTTTGTAACACTTACCAACGAAGTAATTTTCACTTATTTATGTGATAATTATTACGACCCTGAATTGGAATCGGGCATTTTATATAGTGATCTAGATTTAGGAATAGACTGGAGCTACCCGATTTCAGAACTGACCGTATCAAAGAAAGACATGCTTCTGCCTAGTTTCAAAGATTTAGAAAAATGA
- the rfbA gene encoding glucose-1-phosphate thymidylyltransferase RfbA has product MKGILLAGGTGSRLWPLTKALSKQLMPIYDKPMIYYPLSTLMIAGIREILIITTPDDLPLFKKLLSDGKQLGCTFQYAIQPEPKGLAEAFIIGKEFIGNSKVALVLGDNIFYGNGLEKLLKENSKPEGGIIYGYHVNNPNRYGVVEFDEFGKAISIVEKPQIPKSNYAIPGIYFYDNNVVEIAEQIKPSKRGELEITDVNIAYLNKGNLKVSVLDKGIAWLDTGTFSSLMNASQFVQVIEERQGLKIGCIEEVAYTQGFIDAKQLEKLAEPLLKSGYGEYLMRLIK; this is encoded by the coding sequence ATGAAAGGAATTTTACTTGCAGGAGGTACGGGATCGCGACTTTGGCCTTTAACAAAAGCATTAAGTAAACAGTTAATGCCAATTTACGATAAGCCAATGATTTATTACCCGTTATCTACGCTAATGATTGCTGGAATAAGGGAAATTTTAATAATAACTACACCAGATGATTTACCGTTATTCAAAAAACTACTGTCAGACGGTAAACAATTGGGTTGTACATTTCAATATGCTATTCAGCCAGAACCAAAGGGTTTGGCAGAGGCTTTTATAATAGGTAAGGAATTTATTGGTAATAGTAAGGTTGCTCTAGTTTTAGGAGATAATATTTTCTACGGTAATGGTCTGGAAAAATTATTAAAAGAAAATTCTAAGCCAGAAGGTGGTATAATTTATGGGTATCATGTAAATAATCCAAATAGATATGGTGTTGTTGAATTTGATGAATTTGGAAAAGCTATTTCAATTGTTGAAAAACCTCAAATTCCTAAATCAAATTATGCTATACCGGGAATTTACTTTTACGATAATAATGTAGTAGAGATCGCAGAGCAAATAAAACCTAGCAAAAGAGGAGAACTGGAAATTACAGATGTAAATATCGCTTACTTAAATAAAGGTAACTTGAAAGTAAGTGTTCTTGATAAAGGAATTGCTTGGTTAGATACGGGCACCTTTAGTTCTTTAATGAACGCATCTCAGTTTGTGCAAGTAATAGAAGAACGTCAAGGATTAAAAATAGGTTGTATAGAAGAGGTAGCATATACCCAAGGCTTTATTGATGCAAAACAACTAGAAAAGTTAGCTGAGCCGTTATTAAAAAGTGGATACGGAGAATATTTAATGCGCCTGATTAAATGA